Proteins found in one Tamandua tetradactyla isolate mTamTet1 chromosome 3, mTamTet1.pri, whole genome shotgun sequence genomic segment:
- the ZDBF2 gene encoding DBF4-type zinc finger-containing protein 2 isoform X2: protein MQSRQGYCSCCCVHYNNLEQHIFSAQHRNLATQRRHQMRTSSLMERFLEDVLRHHPYQYQESRSHNERLMNTMLPSEVAPCDDFIPEEMAEDTAGSIEEIPTKGFEPTEELCSRPRKSQEYMKNISIRPSVIKKLEKRQQQPLENGHKIGNGMKELNIVVGQAANNGQNLISPSLISNAPTNCLSESCYDRPDMINTTKLSPAVHLNSVGKCDPNKINRYLDQIDKGSSNTVSSAHLETSSVSCIKAKESYRKSLGSNSGKLVLKKDVKSQDKIVSTGFKSHEIIHTEGPFRFESLSKLAVNPEVVRNKTDRSSNKGIFEDTIPKYHEKFFSTTDCTQEEKHLVFNNSNFLEQNCSVSSEMKFDCSSLHLVSDQPQDIVQDLNLWREERIDQEDKNYESGESEMSFDCSSSFQSLTDQSKVTAKEINFSKEVYDDLQYKNNKSCEISFVCESSLQVVTNQSQVTAKDLSLQKVMHISLVDQSYESSSSEINFDYDPPLQSIIDHSQQPVKEVKLPKEVHNGLVDRNFESSNSETSVDSAFSVQTMVDRLPVAVGEIKPWKKFHIGLVDKSYGSSCSETSVDCDVSVQSVVDHPQLPVKKRNLKDRHDDLKDKNHKPSGANAHLDCDISLQKVTDEPQRTAKETNLLKENADLLNKNHESHGPEMDFHTVAQLAADQSQVVAKEVYLQELDTDLENKSEESSISGQSFDFHPSLHQSASDQPQGALGEINPKEFNVDMEINSCECSSSELTFDSDLPLLSVAEKSQLAIEEIKEEHSNLGQESCESNSSDITFDSDISLPSVVDQPQVIFYKEEHVDLENKSNQSSVSEITFDSDSPFHSETDQSEVAVKEMTIQKEEHVHLGNKNDEPGGSEISLNSDILFHSVTHPPEIVVKKLNLQKEEQENLENKGSELSGSEFSMDYITFHSMTDYSTVPIKEIQPQKRQAHSENKGNGPSVSEISLKSNIPLHLVTEHFDKSVKNTQLQKEEQIHLKNKGNKFGISETGLHSDIPLQSVTHQLGIIVKELHLQRKEHAELEGKSAKLCGTEINLDSDVPHSVTESQITDKEINIQNGEHILEDNSDACSSSKTVLDLDDRFQSMTAKTQVALLKKDVFYPEDEVTKAMGFEISLDIALPLHSVTDQPQLDLLKEKHIDLEDQNSQSSDSEICFESDNPLQSLAEQFQEAVTKIDLWKEKDIGLENRINEPNGSELICDSDFSLQSAADEPEVTVKEINLEKEDHLYQEDKDSQFSGSEMSLDSDFLVQSIVDQPQITILEQEHLELEEDKQNQSCSSETSFDSDDPLQSVTDQLKETVKKKSLWKDEEVDLEDKRDDSRCCEIMYNYDVLPSVADQTEEVVTEISLWKEHVNLEDKIVKPSSSKLNFDSNEPVQSVVDEIPESIQEINFLREENVCLNDKGYEHNDSKIIHVSDVLFQSEVEQPHILKGEHSNLEDKSSESGDPKISFNSDDRLQSVTGQLQRAVNEISLWKEEHIYLENKSFKQDDFEVIYDSDIPVQFEADHLPVAVKKINFLKKDHNDLESKCCKPSGSDINCDSGIHLPSEVDQPQVASKEANLQKEEHLDMEEKISEPSDPEMIYDSDIPLQIVNPSQVPVKETNLPKVILVHLVTSDSDYEIISDSYIHFQSVTDKPQMTVKEISCINAEYINLEDESCDSHGSEVRYVCEATPRSVTNQSKDIFKVVNQKEDYIVLEDSSCNIYGSEINFNVDSSQQSMAYQTQSPDKKMEKYIDPEDKNYESSGPKRNFTWKDSSQAVTDQLQKANKEVNLQKDLKDSNLKNKHCESSSSAVDCYASHESVIHQMPDKENLSKLKHTDPQSMNCEPCYSEMNFQCDTSLQSEPQEAVCEMDLFKKSFDLKDKNPDSHSSSFPIVNLVRNLEKSTGVIERDPDEPVLEYLPHIPSSCVRKTWSQIMRKDDIKMNALVKESKPDHFHCYFPDDCGNRQTEKKFLNEGKKITWTDLNQDTASVQVVSDCDITHGVSDIDDLSMTLDKPCHHSPAKRPYKQNWCMASRCQTIKLNHGTQTNFMSYPVMKRRMIRKDEDSPKRKCLLLQNDQITKKKIKIGMVEFPESCVKVLKPLQPSALVYVLSSPSIKQKEGEFLSVCKMRCHSDTDSWNNIQYRYKWDTFKYPLANEIVINSHLNTIVPESDSPNWVKIHFIRSNLNSSAQGNDTHIQSSASAPLMTVRYGLRSHQGASGSVFLEKSEVLNSSEIPKESSFQLTLLSHDVSKICPKSVRNESLESKSKEKMEGRMMTISNKPCFPKKVYRPIILQQKSLVASEKQSVWIRTKPSDVIRKYISKYSVFLRHRYQSRSAFIGIHLKKKKTDVSRLKKVKRPAKMLLNSVPSVGTSVSSTGTEEQLERASSAPKQPVQDSSSIAGRQTNASLTVAVWCNADFHSCRTLALSLRCPADTQCSRELTGYAQRVQHLRI, encoded by the exons catATTTTTAGTGCCCAACACAGAAACTTGGCCACACAGAGGAGACATCAGATGCGTACCAGTAGTTTGATGGAGCGTTTCTTAGAGGATGTACTTCGGCACCACCCATATCAGTATCAAGAAAGCAG ATCACACAATGAAAGACTTATGAATACTATGTTACCCTCTGAAGTGGCTCCTTGTGATGATTTTATTCCTGAAGAAATGGCTGAGGACACTGCTGGATCCATAGAAGAGATACCCACCAAGGGTTTTGAACCTACTGAAGAGTTATGTTCTAGACCTAGAAAATCTCaggaatatatgaagaatattTCAATTAGACCATCAGTTATTAAAAAACTGGAGAAGAGACAGCAGCAGCCCTTGGAGAATGGTCATAAAATTGGGAATGGTATGAAAGAATTGAATATAGTAGTTGGCCAAGCTGCAAATAACGGGCAAAACTTAATATCTCCCTCACTGATTTCCAATGCTCCTACTAATTGTTTATCTGAAAGTTGTTATGACAGACCAGATATGATTAATACTACTAAGTTATCACCAGCAGTCCATTTGAATTCAGTTGGTAAATGTGATCCAAACAAAATTAACAGATATCTTGACCAGATAGACAAGGGCTCTAGTAATACTGTGTCATCAGCTCATTTAGAAACTTCTTCAGTTTCATGTATTAAAGCTAAAGAATCATATAGGAAATCTCTAGGTAGCAATTCAGGTAAATTAGTTTTAAAGAAAGATGTAAAATCTCAGGATAAAATTGTGTCAACTGGCTTTAAATCCCATGAAATTATCCATACTGAGGGCCCTTTCAGATTTGAATCCCTTTCAAAATTAGCAGTAAACCCAGAAGTAGTCCGGAATAAAACCGATAGGTCTTCTAATAAAGGAATCTTTGAAGATACCATTCCAAAGTACCATGAGAAGTTCTTTTCTACTACAGATTGTACCCAAGAAGAAAAGCATTTGGTTTTTAACAATTCAAACTTTTTGGAACAGAATTGCTCAGTGAGTTCTGAAATGAAGTTTGATTGTAGTTCTCTTCATTTGGTGTCTGATCAACCCCAAGATATTGTACAGGACTTAAACCTTTGGAGGGAAGAGCGAATTGACCAAGAAGATAAGAACTATGAATCTGGAGAGTCTGAAATGAGTTTTGATTGCAGTTCCTCTTTTCAGTCACTAACTGACCAGTCTAAAGTGACTGCcaaagaaataaacttttcaaaGGAAGTATATGATGATCTGCAATATAAGAATAATAAATCTTGTGAAATAAGTtttgtttgtgaaagttctcttcAGGTGGTTACCAATCAATCTCAAGTGACCGCTAAAGATTTAAGCCTTCAGAAGGTAATGCATATTAGCCTGGTTGACCAAAGCTATGAATCTAGTAgttctgaaattaattttgattatGACCCCCCACTTCAGTCAATTATTGACCACTCTCAACAGCCTGTAAAAGAAGTAAAGCTTCCCAAGGAAGTGCACAATGGCTTGGTTGATAGGAACTTTGAATCTAGTAATTCTGAAACAAGTGTTGATTCTGCTTTCTCAGTCCAGACAATGGTTGACCGACTCCCAGTGGCTGTCGGAGAAATAAAACCTTGGAAGAAGTTTCACATTGGCTTAGTTGATAAGAGCTATGGATCAAGTTGTTCTGAGACAAGTGTTGATTGTGATGTTTCTGTTCAGTCAGTAGTTGACCATCCTCAACTGCCtgtcaaaaaaagaaacctaaaagATAGGCATGATGACCTGAAAGATAAGAATCATAAACCCAGTGGTGCTAATGCTCATCTTGATTGTGATATATCCCTTCAGAAAGTGACTGATGAACCCCAGAGGACTGCTAAAGAAACAAATCTGCTGAAAGAGAATGCTGACCTTTTGAATAAAAACCATGAATCTCATGGTCCTGAAATGGATTTTCATACTGTTGCTCAATTAGCTGCTGATCAATCTCAAGTAGTAGCTAAAGAAGTATATCTGCAGGAGTTAGATACTGATCTGGAGAATAAGAGTGAAGAATCTAGCATTTCTGGTCAAAGTTTTGATTTTCATCCTTCACTTCATCAGTCAGCCAGTGATCAACCTCAAGGGGCTCTGGGTGAAATAAATCCTAAGGAGTTCAATGTTGACATGGAAATTAACAGCTGTGAATGTTCCAGTTCTGAGTTGACTTTTGATTCTGATCTCCCTCTTTTGTCGGTTGCTGAGAAGTCTCAGCTGGCTATTGAAGAGATAAAAGAAGAGCACAGTAACCTGGGACAAGAGAGCTGTGAATCTAATAGTTCTGACATAACTTTTGATTCTGATATTTCTCTTCCATCAGTGGTTGACCAGCCTCAAGTGATTTTTTATAAGGAGGAACATGTTGATCTGGAAAATAAGAGTAATCAATCTAGTGTTTCTGAAATAACTTTTGATTCTGATTCACCTTTTCATTCAGAAACTGATCAGTCTGAAGTAGCTGTTAAAGAAATGACTATTCAGAAGGAAGAGCATGTACACTTAGGAAACAAGAATGATGAGCCCGGTGGATCTGAAATAAGTTTGAATTCTGATATCCTTTTTCATTCAGTGACTCATCCTCCTGAAATAGTTGTTAAAAAGCTAAATCTTCAAAAAGAGGAGCAAGAAAACTTAGAAAACAAGGGAAGTGAGCTTAGTGGTTCTGAATTCAGTATGGATTATATTACTTTTCATTCAATGACTGACTATTCCACAGTTCCCATTAAAGAAATACAGCCTCAGAAAAGACAGGCACACTCAGAAAATAAGGGTAATGGACCTAGTGTTTCTGAAATCAGTTTGAAATCTAATATCCCTCTTCACTTAGTGACTGAGCATTTTGACAAATCTGTTAAAAATACACAACTTCAGAAAGAAGAACAGATACACTTAAAAAATAAGGGTAATAAATTTGGTATTTCTGAAACAGGTTTGCATTCTGATATCCCTCTTCAGTCAGTGACTCATCAGCTTGGAATCATTGTTAAAGAATTACACCTTCAAAGAAAAGAACATGCTGAATTAGAAGGTAAAAGTGCCAAACTTTGTGGTACTGAAATAAATTTGGATTCTGATGTCCCTCATTCAGTGACTGAATCTCAAATAactgataaagaaataaacattcaGAACGGAGAACATATTCTAGAAGATAACAGTGATGCATGTAGTAGTTCTAAAACAGTTTTGGATCTTGATGACCGTTTTCAGTCAATGACTGCAAAAACTCAAGTGGCTCTTTTGAAGAAGGATGTTTTTTACCCAGAAGATGAGGTTACTAAAGCTATGGGGTTTGAAATAAGTTTGGATATTGCTCTTCCTCTTCATTCAGTCACTGACCAACCTCAATTAGATCTTTTGAAAGAAAAGCATATTGATCTGGAAGATCAGAACAGTCAATCTAGtgattctgaaatatgttttgaATCTGATAACCCTCTTCAGTCACTGGCTGAACAATTTCAGGAGGCAGTTACAAAAATAGACTTGTGGAAGGAAAAGGACATTGGCCTGGAaaataggattaatgaaccaAATGGTTCTGAATTAATATGTGactctgatttttctcttcagtcTGCAGCTGATGAACCTGaagtaactgttaaagaaataaacCTTGAAAAGGAAGATCATCTTTACCAGGAAGATAAAGACAGCCAGTTTAGTGGTTCTGAAATGAGTTTGGATTCTGATTTTTTGGTTCAGTCAATAGTTGATCAACCTCAAATAACTATTTTGGAGCAGGAGCATCTTGAACTAGAAGAAGATAAGCAGAATCAGTCTTGTAGTTCTGAAACAAGTTTTGATTCTGATGACCCTCTTCAGTCAGTTACTGACCAACttaaagaaactgttaaaaaaaaaagcctttggaAGGATGAAGAAGTTGACTTGGAAGATAAGAGGGATGACTCTAGATGTTGTGAAATTATGTATAATTATGATGTCCTTCCATCAGTGGCTGACCAAACTGAAGAAGTAGTTACTGAGATCAGCCTTTGGAAGGAGCATGTTAACTTGGAAGATAAGATTGTCAAACCTAGtagttcaaaattaaattttgattcTAATGAACCTGTTCAATCTGTGGTTGATGAGATTCCAGAGTCaattcaagaaataaattttctgaGAGAGGAAAATGTTTGTCTGAATGATAAGGGCTATGAGCACAACGATTCTAAAATAATTCATGTTTCAGATGTCCTTTTTCAGTCAGAGGTTGAACAACCACACATTTTGAAAGGGGAGCATTCCAATCTGGAAGATAAGAGCAGTGAATCTGGTGATcctaaaataagttttaattcTGATGATCGACTTCAGTCAGTAACTGGCCAGCTTCAGAGAGCTGTTAATGAAATAAGTCTTTGGAAGGAAGAGCACATTTATCTGGAAAATAAGAGCTTTAAACAAGATGATTTTGAAGTAATATATGATTCTGATATACCTGTTCAGTTTGAGGCTGATCATTTACCTGTGgctgtaaaaaaaataaactttctaaaGAAGGATCATAATGACCTAGAAAGTAAGTGCTGTAAACCCAGTGGTTCTGACATAAATTGTGATTCTGGTATTCATCTTCCATCAGAAGTTGACCAACCTCAAGTTGCTTCCAAAGAAGCAAACCTTCAGAAGGAAGAACACCTTGATAtggaagaaaagatcagtgaacctAGTGATCCTGAAATGATTTATGATTCTGATATCCCTCTTCAAATAGTTAACCCATCTCAAGtaccagtcaaagaaacaaatctTCCAAAGGTCATACTTGTGCACCTGGTGACCAGTGATAGTGATTATGAAATAATTTCTGATTCTTATATCCATTTTCAATCAGTGACTGACAAACCTCAAATGACTGTCAAAGAAATAAGCTGTATAAATGCAGAATATATTAATCTAGAAGATGAGAGCTGTGACTCTCATGGTTCTGAAGTAAGATATGTTTGTGAAGCTACTCCACGATCAGTGACAAACCAATCCAAAGATATCTTCAAAGTAGTAAACCAGAAAGAAGACTATATTGTTCTGGAAGATTCGAGCTGTAATATTTATGgttctgaaataaattttaatgttgaTTCCTCTCAACAGTCCATGGCTTACCAAACTCAAAGTCCTgacaaaaaaatggagaaatacatTGACCCAGAAGATAAGAACTATGAATCTAGTGGTCCTAAAAGAAATTTTACTTGGAAAGATTCTTCCCAGGCAGTGACTGACCAATTGCAAAAAGCCAACAAAGAAGTCAACCTTCAGAAGGACCTGAAAGATTCTAACCTTAAAAATAAGCACTGTGAATCTAGTTCTTCTGCAGTAGACTGTTATGCATCTCATGAGTCAGTAATCCATCAAATGCCTGATAAAGAAAACCTTTCAAAGTTAAAACATACAGATCCACAAAGTATGAACTGTGAACCTTGTTATTCTGAGATGAATTTTCAGTGTGACACCTCTCTTCAGTCTGAGCCTCAAGAAGCTGTTTGTGAAATGGACCTATTCAAGAAGTCTTTTGACCTGAAAGATAAGAACCCTGATTCCCATTCAAGCTCTTTTCCCATCGTTAATTTGGTAAGGAACCTGGAAAAATCAACGGGGGTCATAGAACGTGATCCTGATGAACCAGTTCTTGAATACTTGCCTCACATCCCTTCTTCATGTGTGAGGAAAACATGGTCTCAAATAATGAGAAAAGATGACATAAAAATGAATGCTCTTGTGAAAGAATCCAAACCAGATCATTTCCATTGTTACTTTCCTGATGACTGTGGGAATaggcaaactgaaaaaaaatttttgaatgaaggaaaaaagattaCCTGGACTGATCTTAATCAGGACACTGCATCAGTTCAAGTGGTGTCAGATTGTGATATTACACATGGAGTTTCGGATATTGATGACCTTTCAATGACCTTAGATAAACCTTGCCATCATTCTCCAGCAAAGAGGCCTTATAAGCAAAATTGGTGCATGGCATCTCGATGCCAGACCATAAAACTCAACCATGGAACACAAACCAATTTCATGAGTTATCCAGTGATGAAAAGAAGAATGATTAGAAAAGATGAAGACTCACCAAAAAGGAAGTGTTTACTTTTACAGAATGaccaaataacaaaaaagaaaataaaaattggaatggTTGAATTTCCTGAGTCATGTGTTAAGGTTTTGAAACCTCTGCAGCCCAGTGCCTTAGTCTATGTTCTTTCTTCTCCAAGTATTAAACAGAAGGAAGGTGAATTCCTCAGCGTCTGTAAAATGAGATGCCATAGTGACACAGATAGTTGGAATAATATACAATACAGATATAAGTGGGATACCTTTAAGTATCCATTGGCTAATGAAATTGTAATTAATTCTCATCTGAACACAATAGTACCAGAGTCTGACAGCCCTAACTGGGTCAAAATTCATTTCATTAGGAGCAACCTAAACTCCAGTGCACAAGGTAATGATACTCACATACAAAGCTCTGCTTCAGCACCTCTTATGACAGTAAGATATGGGTTAAGGTCACATCAGGGGGCCAGTGGATCTGTTTTCCTGGAAAAGTCAGAAGTTTTGAATTCTAGTGAGATTCCAAAGGAAAGTAGTTTTCAGTTAACTCTTTTAAGTCATGATGTTTCCAAAATCTGTCCCAAATCAGTTAGAAATGAGTCTTTAGAaagtaaaagtaaagagaaaatggaaggaaggatgaTGACAATTAGTAATAAGCCATGTTTTCCCAAAAAGGTATATAGACCTATTATTCTCCAACAAAAATCCCTAGTAGCTTCAGAAAAACAGTCTGTTTGGATCAGGACCAAACCAAGTGATGTAATTAGaaagtatatttcaaaatacTCTGTTTTTTTGCGTCACAGATATCAATCCAGGAGCGCTTTTATTGGAATACatcttaagaagaaaaaaactgatgtTAGTAGGCTAAAGAAGGTGAAGAGACCAGCCAAAATGCTTTTAAACTCGGTTCCATCAGTTGGTACTTCAGTTTCATCCACTGGTACTGAAGAGCAGTTAGAGAGAGCCAGTTCTGCTCCAAAGCAACCCGTGCAGGATTCTTCCAGCATTGCAGGAAGGCAGACGAATG